The following proteins are encoded in a genomic region of Candidatus Methylomirabilota bacterium:
- a CDS encoding PilZ domain-containing protein, translated as MFTGSFVKLSAKGAEARLEHPVAPLTNLKMHLIADNGEEIPGALYGKVVEQPSESPTIFSVRFTSMPPEVETFLHRLLSS; from the coding sequence ATGTTCACGGGAAGTTTCGTCAAGCTGTCAGCCAAGGGAGCCGAGGCACGGTTGGAACATCCCGTCGCCCCCTTGACCAACCTCAAGATGCATCTCATTGCCGACAATGGCGAAGAGATCCCTGGAGCACTGTACGGCAAGGTCGTGGAACAGCCATCGGAGAGTCCCACGATTTTTTCTGTGCGTTTCACCTCAATGCCGCCAGAAGTTGAGACGTTTTTGCATCGTCTCTTAAGCTCTTAA